From Mobula birostris isolate sMobBir1 chromosome 8, sMobBir1.hap1, whole genome shotgun sequence, the proteins below share one genomic window:
- the LOC140202344 gene encoding interleukin-1 beta-like yields the protein MRTETGSVKIPIAESESLRSLSYRHNSDCHISSPTSCVRVKSPFQKTSPMGLSTARRHSDSYHLKITGRSSSISTTGSAKLTLEKAIMLALAVERFKKKLQQPCTDSWGCESTCFEDADLLGNFNALVEEAITYTNYEDAEVVPSSYRFMKTECQQVRDEQDKCLKLSENLQLLAMFLQQPSDEVMLNVRYYKATASEVNHLPVVLGINNQNMFLSCSGPPDNPRMRVEKWDQNLQNISSATDLLRFVFFKKVLGAGHYFEFESALYRGWYISTSHKNRQPVEMDVKEHRKRITIFTAQ from the exons ATGAGGACCGAGACTGGATCAGTAAAAATCCCAATTGCTGAGAGTGAATCTCTAAG ATCCTTAAGTTACCGGCACAACAGTGATTGTCATATATCATCTCCTACTTCCTGTGTCCGGGTCAAG AGTCCGTTTCAAAAAACGTCACCAATGGGGCTGAGCACTGCACGTCGCCATTCAGACAGTTACCACTTGAAGATCACAGGGAGGTCCTCGTCCATTAGCACGACTGGCTCTGCAAAGCTGACACTGGAGAAAGCCATCATGTTGGCCCTTGCTGTTGAAAGATTCAAGAAGAAGTTGCAGCAGCCATGCACAGACAGCTGGGGCTGTGAAAGTACTTGCTTTGAAGATGCTGACTTGCTTGGAAATTTCAATGCGCTTGTAGAAG AAGCCATCACTTACACCAACTATGAAGATGCTGAAGTGGTGCCCAGCTCCTACAGGTTCATGAAGACTGAGTGTCAGCAAGTGAGGGATGAACAAGACAAATGCCTGAAGTTATCAGAGAATCTCCAGCTCCTGGCCATGTTCTTGCAGCAGCCATCAGACGAAG TAATGCTGAATGTGAGGTACTACAAGGCAACTGCCAGTGAAGTAAATCACTTGCCAGTTGTTCTGGGAATAAACAATCAGAATATGTTCCTCTCGTGCTCAGGGCCACCGGACAATCCCAGGATGCGGGTGGAG AAATGGGATCAGAATTTGCAAAATATCAGTAGTGCCACTGACCTGCTTCGCTTCGTGTTCTTCAAGAAGGTTTTAGGTGCAGGCCATTACTTTGAGTTTGAATCGGCTCTGTACCGTGGGTGGTACATCAGCACATCCCACAAGAACAGGCAGCCGGTTGAAATGGACGTGAAGGAACACCGCAAGAGAATCACTATCTTCACAGCTCAATGA